Proteins found in one Abyssibius alkaniclasticus genomic segment:
- the rpmG gene encoding 50S ribosomal protein L33 translates to MAKPTTIKIRLNSTADTGHFYVTKKNSRTMTEKMSVKKYDPVVRKHVEYKEGKIK, encoded by the coding sequence ATGGCGAAGCCAACCACGATTAAAATCCGCCTGAATTCGACCGCGGATACCGGCCACTTTTACGTGACCAAAAAGAACTCGCGCACGATGACAGAGAAAATGTCGGTCAAGAAATATGACCCCGTCGTGCGCAAACATGTTGAATACAAAGAAGGCAAGATCAAGTAG
- a CDS encoding NUDIX hydrolase: MTDDIRDAASVILLRQAKAGPQVLMGLRGAGAVFMPSKYVFPGGGVDAADLRPAPDCLAPRCRARLAQHSRADLGDALANAALRELNEETGLRLTGRLRFMFRAITPPGRTRRFDARFFMADAAGLQDDADDFSRASGELSHLHWIALAEARSLPLPFITEVVLSEVQAVLNGASDRPVPFFSHGAAQSNFLMLDGA; encoded by the coding sequence ATGACCGATGACATCCGCGATGCTGCCAGCGTAATTCTGCTGCGCCAGGCCAAGGCCGGGCCGCAGGTGCTTATGGGGCTGCGCGGTGCGGGTGCGGTCTTCATGCCCTCCAAATATGTATTTCCCGGCGGCGGGGTCGATGCGGCAGATCTGCGCCCCGCGCCCGATTGTCTGGCCCCCCGGTGCCGCGCGCGCCTTGCCCAGCACAGCCGTGCCGATCTGGGCGATGCGCTGGCCAATGCCGCCTTGCGTGAATTGAACGAGGAAACCGGGCTGCGGCTGACCGGGCGCTTGCGTTTCATGTTTCGCGCCATCACCCCGCCGGGCCGCACGCGGCGCTTTGATGCGCGGTTCTTCATGGCCGATGCGGCCGGCTTGCAAGACGATGCCGATGATTTCTCGCGCGCATCCGGTGAGCTGAGCCATCTGCACTGGATTGCGCTGGCCGAGGCGCGCAGCCTGCCGCTGCCCTTCATCACCGAAGTTGTGCTTTCAGAGGTGCAGGCGGTGCTGAACGGTGCCTCTGACCGGCCCGTGCCGTTTTTCAGCCACGGTGCCGCGCAGAGCAATTTTTTGATGCTGGATGGTGCTTAG
- a CDS encoding DUF983 domain-containing protein, with translation MNTPDAPIDRPVRPALLRGWKRKCPACGSGPLMSGFLTVRDECAVCGEELFHQRADDGPSWATILITGHLVAPTMLIVFTTLRPEPWVMATGFSIVFVLLTIFLLPRIKGMFVALQWAKRMHGFGAAPDPLDKPMQP, from the coding sequence ATGAACACCCCTGATGCGCCCATCGACCGCCCTGTTCGCCCCGCACTCTTGCGCGGCTGGAAGCGGAAATGCCCGGCCTGCGGCAGCGGGCCGCTGATGAGCGGTTTCTTGACCGTGCGCGATGAATGCGCGGTCTGTGGCGAGGAACTGTTCCACCAGCGCGCCGATGACGGCCCAAGCTGGGCGACCATTCTGATCACCGGGCATCTGGTTGCGCCAACCATGCTGATTGTCTTTACCACGCTGCGGCCTGAACCCTGGGTTATGGCCACCGGCTTTTCCATTGTCTTTGTGCTGCTGACAATCTTTTTGCTGCCGCGCATCAAGGGCATGTTTGTTGCGCTGCAATGGGCCAAGCGGATGCATGGGTTTGGCGCCGCCCCCGACCCGCTGGACAAGCCCATGCAACCATGA
- a CDS encoding EF-hand domain-containing protein has protein sequence MKQISILALVTALGLSPLAAIAQTGEAATPPAGPLPAFAELDADGNGSVSLDEVEAALLARFAAADADASGTLDSDELTAAMDAMMQARIAMASEANAERASRMSDRMGDRLPAMAERMLARMDRDGDGLLSATEMRPPNLAEMFARIDSDDDGAVSEWEYDQIAAKRGDRGGDGGARGDRDDRGDRGGRGDRGGDRGGDRGGDRGGDRGGDRGGDRGGWFNWGRGN, from the coding sequence ATGAAACAGATTTCAATTCTGGCGCTGGTTACGGCGCTTGGTCTCAGCCCTCTGGCCGCAATCGCCCAGACCGGCGAAGCCGCAACACCGCCCGCAGGCCCGCTTCCGGCTTTTGCCGAGCTGGATGCCGATGGCAATGGCAGCGTTTCGCTTGACGAGGTTGAAGCCGCGCTGCTGGCGCGCTTTGCCGCGGCCGATGCCGATGCAAGCGGCACGCTTGACAGCGACGAGCTGACCGCCGCGATGGATGCAATGATGCAAGCCCGCATTGCGATGGCCAGCGAAGCCAATGCCGAGCGCGCGTCGCGCATGTCCGATCGTATGGGCGACCGTCTGCCGGCAATGGCCGAACGTATGCTTGCGCGGATGGACCGCGATGGCGATGGCCTGCTGAGCGCGACCGAAATGCGCCCGCCCAACCTTGCCGAAATGTTTGCCCGGATCGACAGCGATGATGACGGCGCGGTATCGGAATGGGAATATGACCAGATCGCCGCAAAACGGGGTGATCGTGGCGGCGATGGCGGCGCGCGTGGTGATCGTGATGACCGTGGAGATCGCGGCGGACGTGGCGACCGGGGTGGCGACCGGGGCGGCGACCGGGGTGGCGACCGGGGCGGCGACCGGGGCGGCGACCGGGGCGGCGACCGGGGCGGCTGGTTCAACTGGGGCCGTGGAAACTAA
- a CDS encoding sigma-70 family RNA polymerase sigma factor produces the protein MRDTWANADYEDPMQPNADTEAIDDDAALLAAFVAGDPMAARQLANRHLPRVYGLALRLLGNSAEAEDVAQEAMLRLWKFAPDWEAGRAQLGSWLYRVTSNLATDRLRARKRHGYEDPDALDLVPDQSPGVEAQMIASQRDQALHSAIGKLPERQRRAITLRHLEQLSQPEVAALMDTTVEAVESLLGRARRALVAMLTPKDRTGGAPEIARVK, from the coding sequence ATGCGCGACACTTGGGCAAATGCGGATTATGAAGACCCTATGCAGCCAAATGCCGATACCGAAGCGATTGACGACGACGCCGCCCTTCTGGCGGCTTTCGTGGCCGGAGACCCGATGGCCGCGCGCCAGCTTGCCAACCGGCACCTGCCGCGCGTCTATGGGCTGGCATTGCGCCTGCTTGGCAACAGCGCCGAGGCCGAGGATGTTGCACAGGAAGCCATGCTGCGCCTGTGGAAGTTCGCACCGGATTGGGAGGCAGGCCGCGCGCAGCTTGGCAGTTGGCTTTACCGCGTCACCTCCAACCTTGCGACCGACCGGTTGCGCGCACGCAAGCGCCACGGCTATGAAGACCCCGATGCGCTGGATCTGGTGCCCGACCAAAGCCCGGGGGTTGAAGCACAGATGATTGCCAGCCAGCGTGACCAGGCCTTGCACAGCGCCATTGGCAAATTGCCCGAACGCCAGCGCCGGGCCATTACGCTGCGCCATCTGGAACAGCTCAGCCAGCCAGAGGTGGCCGCGCTGATGGATACGACCGTCGAGGCGGTTGAAAGCCTGCTGGGGCGCGCAAGACGGGCCCTGGTGGCCATGCTGACCCCGAAAGACCGCACCGGTGGTGCCCCAGAAATTGCGAGGGTGAAATGA
- a CDS encoding periplasmic heavy metal sensor — protein sequence MTISTGAPRWMKLTLTLSLAANLAVLGLAIGLALRGPIARNGGDSMMELARALPRENQRAMREAMRDAGEGLRASIRHQRGLGTALAETLRATPFDIAAFNAVLAGQRARMGEIQSNVHAALAEQIAAMSDEQRAAFADALEARQQRD from the coding sequence ATGACGATTTCCACAGGCGCACCGCGCTGGATGAAACTGACACTGACCCTGTCGCTCGCGGCCAATCTGGCCGTTCTGGGGCTGGCGATCGGGTTGGCCCTGCGTGGCCCGATCGCCCGCAATGGTGGCGATTCGATGATGGAACTCGCCCGTGCGCTGCCGCGTGAGAACCAGCGCGCCATGCGCGAAGCCATGCGCGACGCCGGCGAAGGGTTGCGTGCAAGCATTCGCCACCAGCGCGGGCTCGGCACGGCACTGGCCGAAACCCTGCGCGCCACGCCTTTTGACATAGCGGCCTTCAACGCCGTTCTGGCCGGTCAGCGCGCGCGGATGGGCGAAATCCAGAGCAATGTTCATGCGGCGCTGGCCGAGCAGATCGCTGCAATGAGCGATGAACAGCGCGCCGCCTTTGCCGATGCGCTGGAAGCGCGCCAACAGCGCGACTAG
- a CDS encoding sarcosine oxidase subunit gamma, whose translation MDKITLIARDAFTGLGLPHAAGHASLRADTPASLLAIAPFAGQGAAVSDALKKLGGAALPGAGQSAKGKAMALWWGGHGQWLALGADIGALHAALAGKAAVVDQSDGWVGFAISGSAARDVLGRLCPLDTHASAMPPGHVARSQYAHMMAIIHVLENGFQVLVMRSFLKTAIEETKATLDRLAAEAALRG comes from the coding sequence GTGGATAAGATCACCCTCATCGCCCGCGATGCCTTTACCGGCCTTGGCCTGCCCCATGCGGCGGGCCATGCCAGCCTGCGCGCCGACACGCCCGCCAGTTTGCTGGCGATAGCGCCCTTTGCGGGGCAGGGGGCTGCGGTCTCGGACGCGCTTAAAAAGCTTGGTGGTGCGGCTTTGCCGGGTGCTGGGCAATCGGCAAAGGGCAAGGCGATGGCGCTGTGGTGGGGCGGGCACGGGCAGTGGCTGGCGCTGGGTGCCGATATTGGCGCGCTGCACGCTGCATTGGCGGGCAAGGCGGCGGTGGTCGATCAATCCGACGGCTGGGTTGGCTTTGCGATTTCGGGCAGCGCGGCGCGCGACGTTCTGGGGCGGCTCTGCCCGCTCGACACCCATGCCAGCGCCATGCCCCCCGGCCATGTCGCGCGCAGCCAGTATGCGCATATGATGGCCATCATCCATGTGCTGGAAAATGGGTTCCAGGTGCTTGTCATGCGCTCCTTCCTGAAAACCGCGATTGAAGAAACCAAAGCCACGCTCGACCGGCTGGCCGCCGAGGCGGCTTTGCGCGGCTAG
- a CDS encoding sarcosine oxidase subunit alpha family protein produces MSRLPKGGLIDRSRTIPFSFDGVTLSGHPGDTLASALLANDVRLVGRSFKYHRPRGILSAGSEEPNALVELGEGAARLPNTRATTQELFAGLVARSQNRWPSLSRDVLAVNDLMAPFLGAGFYYKTFMWPKTFWERVYEPLIRRAAGLGRLSGQPDPDHYDKGFLHCDLLVIGAGPAGLMAALAAGRAGARVVLADEGAQMGGRLLAERLELDGASGNDWAAGVVAELASLPNVRLMPRTAVTGAYDHGSYAALERVADHLAKAQGAPRQIFWRIQARRAILAGGAIERPIAFANNDRPGIMLAGAVRRYVNQYGVAPGARIAVFANSDEGARTVADLQAAGVEVAALLDARHDAKAPEGVPHFAGAVVVDTRGRLGLKSVTIRTANGGTQTIAADCLAVSGGWNPNVHLTCHQNARPVWREDIAAFVAPDGAVSALAAVGAAAGAFSTHAALQTGLEAGKAALKELGLKPAKTPLPKAEDAPAHITPLWHVPGKGRAWLDFQNDVTVKDVKQAHAENFVPVEHLKRYTTLGMATDQGKLSNIAGLAIMAELTGRSIPETGTTTFRPPYLPVQIGAMGAHGAGQGFAPHRQTPSDALSREYGASWLEAGLWHRAAWYPQPGEKFWRQACEREVGWVRNAVGICDVTTLGKIDIQGPDAAAFLDFVYTNTMSTLKIGRVRYGLMLREDGTVVDDGTCARLGDTHYVITTTTAAAGPIMAHLEFVAQVLCPQRDVQMVSVTEQWAQFAIAGPKSRALLNGLLDTPIDNDSFPYMACGPVAVGGIAARLFRISFSGEHAYELAVPARYGDSLARLLVDRAKALGGGLYGMEALNVLRIEKGHITHAEIDGRYSAFDISMPHMLAAGKDCIGKAMAARPGMVEAERPQLVGLKPAGVVKQLKAGAIMVELDGEPVREQIRGHVTSACFSPTLGHPIALAFVAGGTARIGQQIRAVDLLGGVDTLCDIVALPFYDPEGGRLRG; encoded by the coding sequence ATGAGCCGTTTGCCAAAGGGCGGGTTGATTGACCGCAGCCGCACGATTCCGTTCAGCTTTGACGGGGTTACGCTTAGCGGGCATCCGGGTGACACGCTGGCCTCGGCCCTGCTGGCCAATGATGTGCGGCTGGTCGGGCGCAGCTTCAAATACCACCGCCCGCGCGGCATTCTAAGCGCGGGCAGTGAAGAGCCGAATGCGCTGGTGGAACTGGGCGAGGGGGCGGCGCGCCTGCCCAATACCCGCGCCACAACGCAAGAGCTTTTTGCCGGGCTGGTGGCGAGAAGCCAGAACCGCTGGCCGAGTCTGAGCCGCGATGTGCTGGCGGTGAATGACCTGATGGCACCCTTCCTTGGCGCGGGGTTCTATTACAAAACCTTCATGTGGCCCAAGACGTTCTGGGAAAGGGTTTATGAGCCGCTTATCCGCCGCGCCGCAGGTCTTGGTCGGCTTTCGGGCCAGCCCGACCCCGACCATTACGACAAAGGCTTTTTGCATTGCGATCTGCTGGTCATTGGCGCTGGTCCTGCCGGCCTGATGGCGGCATTGGCCGCCGGGCGCGCCGGTGCGCGGGTTGTTCTGGCCGATGAGGGCGCGCAAATGGGCGGGCGGCTGCTGGCCGAGCGGTTGGAGCTTGACGGGGCGTCGGGCAACGACTGGGCGGCAGGCGTGGTTGCCGAACTCGCCAGCCTGCCCAATGTGCGGCTGATGCCGCGCACAGCGGTAACCGGGGCGTATGACCACGGTTCTTACGCTGCGCTGGAACGTGTCGCCGACCATCTGGCCAAGGCCCAGGGCGCACCACGGCAGATTTTCTGGCGCATTCAGGCGCGGCGCGCCATTCTGGCGGGCGGGGCGATAGAGCGGCCCATAGCCTTCGCCAATAACGACCGCCCCGGCATTATGCTGGCGGGTGCCGTGCGCCGCTATGTCAACCAATATGGCGTGGCCCCCGGTGCGCGCATCGCCGTGTTCGCCAATAGCGATGAGGGCGCGCGCACGGTGGCCGATTTGCAGGCGGCGGGGGTTGAGGTTGCCGCATTGCTCGATGCCCGCCACGATGCGAAAGCGCCCGAAGGCGTGCCACATTTCGCGGGTGCCGTGGTGGTCGATACACGCGGGCGGCTGGGGCTGAAATCCGTCACCATCCGCACGGCCAACGGCGGCACCCAAACCATCGCCGCCGATTGTCTGGCTGTTTCCGGCGGGTGGAACCCGAATGTGCATCTGACCTGCCACCAGAATGCGCGCCCCGTCTGGCGCGAGGACATCGCCGCCTTTGTTGCGCCCGATGGCGCTGTGTCGGCTCTTGCGGCGGTGGGCGCGGCGGCGGGGGCGTTTTCAACCCATGCCGCCTTGCAAACGGGGCTGGAGGCGGGCAAGGCCGCGCTGAAAGAGCTTGGCCTGAAACCCGCCAAAACCCCGCTGCCAAAGGCCGAGGATGCGCCCGCTCACATCACCCCGCTGTGGCATGTGCCGGGCAAGGGGCGGGCCTGGCTCGACTTTCAGAACGATGTGACCGTTAAGGATGTGAAGCAGGCCCATGCCGAAAACTTTGTGCCCGTCGAACATCTGAAGCGCTACACGACCTTGGGCATGGCGACGGATCAGGGCAAACTCTCCAACATCGCGGGCCTTGCGATTATGGCCGAGCTGACGGGGCGCAGCATTCCTGAAACTGGCACAACCACCTTCCGCCCGCCCTATCTGCCGGTGCAGATTGGCGCGATGGGGGCGCATGGGGCGGGGCAGGGCTTTGCGCCGCATCGCCAAACGCCATCTGATGCGCTGTCGCGCGAATATGGCGCAAGCTGGCTGGAGGCCGGGCTATGGCACCGCGCCGCCTGGTATCCGCAACCGGGCGAGAAATTCTGGCGGCAGGCCTGCGAGCGTGAGGTCGGCTGGGTGCGCAACGCGGTCGGCATTTGCGATGTGACCACCCTGGGCAAGATCGACATTCAGGGGCCGGATGCGGCCGCGTTCCTCGACTTCGTTTACACCAACACCATGTCGACGCTGAAAATCGGCCGCGTGCGCTATGGGCTGATGCTGCGCGAGGATGGCACGGTGGTGGATGATGGCACATGCGCGCGGCTGGGCGATACGCATTATGTGATTACCACCACCACGGCGGCGGCGGGGCCGATCATGGCGCATCTGGAATTTGTCGCACAGGTTTTGTGCCCGCAGCGCGATGTGCAGATGGTCAGCGTTACCGAGCAATGGGCGCAGTTTGCCATTGCCGGGCCGAAATCGCGCGCGCTGCTCAACGGGCTGCTCGATACCCCCATTGATAACGACAGCTTCCCCTACATGGCCTGTGGGCCGGTTGCTGTTGGCGGCATTGCCGCGCGGCTGTTCCGCATTTCATTCTCGGGCGAACATGCCTACGAGCTTGCCGTGCCCGCGCGCTATGGCGACAGTCTGGCGCGCCTGCTAGTCGACCGTGCCAAGGCGCTGGGCGGCGGGCTTTACGGGATGGAGGCGCTGAATGTGCTGCGCATCGAAAAGGGCCATATCACCCATGCCGAGATTGACGGGCGTTACAGCGCCTTTGACATTTCCATGCCGCATATGCTGGCAGCGGGCAAAGACTGCATCGGCAAGGCAATGGCCGCACGCCCCGGAATGGTGGAAGCCGAACGCCCGCAGCTTGTGGGGCTGAAACCTGCCGGCGTGGTCAAGCAGCTCAAGGCGGGGGCGATCATGGTGGAGCTTGATGGCGAACCGGTGCGCGAACAGATCAGGGGGCATGTGACCTCGGCCTGTTTCTCGCCCACGCTTGGCCACCCGATTGCGCTGGCTTTCGTGGCCGGTGGCACGGCGCGGATCGGCCAGCAAATCCGCGCGGTCGACCTGCTTGGCGGGGTCGACACCCTGTGCGACATCGTCGCCCTGCCGTTTTATGACCCTGAAGGAGGGCGCTTGCGTGGATAA
- a CDS encoding sarcosine oxidase subunit delta has translation MQLNCPHCGARDLREFSYLGSAKLIARPDPADQAAMVDYVHYRDNPAGANAELWQHDTGCRAWLHVLRNTLTHEVLRVELARDTALEAGR, from the coding sequence ATGCAACTGAACTGCCCCCATTGCGGCGCGCGCGACTTGCGCGAATTCAGCTATCTGGGCTCTGCCAAGCTGATCGCACGGCCCGACCCCGCCGATCAGGCGGCGATGGTCGATTATGTGCATTACCGCGACAACCCCGCAGGCGCGAATGCCGAATTGTGGCAGCACGACACCGGTTGCCGCGCGTGGCTGCATGTGCTGCGCAATACGCTCACCCATGAGGTGCTGCGCGTTGAACTGGCGCGTGACACAGCCTTGGAGGCAGGGCGATGA
- a CDS encoding sarcosine oxidase subunit beta family protein: MRYSAFQILKQGLTGNKGWAPVWRNPTPKAEYDVIIIGGGGHGLATAYYLAKNHGLTNIAVLERGYLGGGNVGRNTTIVRANYYMNGNSEFYSHSLKLWEGLEQELNYNAMMSQRGVLNLCHSDGQFDFYTEKANRILAQGDDAEMLDRAGVKNHAPFLSFKNERFPIRGGLLQRRAGTARHDAVAWGFARGADMRGVDLIQNCEVTGIDVEGGRVAGVQTTRGAIRAKKVGMAVAGRSSQVGQMAGLRLPIESHVLQAFVTEGLKPIIPGVVTFGMGHFYISQSDKGGLVFGGDIDGYNSYAARGNLPIMEHVMEAGMAMMPALGKARVLRGWGGIVDMTMDGSPIIDKTPIEGLFFNGGWNYGGFKATPASGWCYAHLIATGNHSEYATRLLMNRFETGHVLDEEKTGANPNKH; encoded by the coding sequence ATGCGCTATTCGGCATTTCAGATTCTAAAGCAGGGGCTGACCGGCAACAAGGGCTGGGCACCGGTTTGGCGCAACCCTACGCCCAAGGCTGAATATGATGTGATCATCATCGGCGGGGGTGGGCACGGGCTGGCCACGGCGTATTATTTGGCCAAAAACCACGGGCTGACGAATATCGCGGTGCTGGAGCGCGGGTATCTGGGCGGCGGCAATGTCGGACGCAACACCACGATTGTGCGCGCCAATTACTATATGAACGGCAATTCCGAGTTTTACAGCCATTCGCTGAAGCTGTGGGAAGGGCTGGAGCAAGAGCTGAATTACAACGCCATGATGAGCCAGCGCGGCGTGCTGAACCTGTGCCATTCCGACGGGCAGTTCGATTTTTACACCGAGAAGGCCAACCGCATTCTGGCGCAGGGCGATGATGCCGAAATGCTCGACCGCGCGGGTGTCAAGAACCACGCGCCGTTCCTGAGCTTCAAGAACGAACGCTTCCCCATTCGCGGGGGGTTGTTGCAGCGGCGCGCGGGCACGGCGCGGCACGATGCGGTGGCTTGGGGCTTTGCGCGCGGGGCCGATATGCGCGGGGTAGACCTGATCCAGAATTGCGAGGTGACGGGGATTGATGTGGAGGGCGGCCGTGTGGCCGGTGTGCAAACCACGCGCGGCGCGATCAGGGCCAAAAAGGTGGGCATGGCGGTGGCGGGGCGGTCAAGCCAGGTGGGGCAGATGGCGGGTTTGCGCCTGCCGATCGAAAGCCATGTGTTGCAGGCTTTTGTGACCGAGGGGCTGAAGCCGATCATCCCCGGCGTTGTGACCTTCGGGATGGGGCATTTCTATATCAGCCAGTCCGACAAAGGCGGGCTGGTATTTGGTGGCGATATCGACGGCTATAACTCCTATGCCGCACGCGGCAACCTGCCGATCATGGAGCATGTGATGGAGGCCGGCATGGCCATGATGCCCGCGCTGGGAAAGGCCCGCGTGCTGCGCGGCTGGGGCGGGATTGTGGATATGACGATGGATGGCTCGCCCATCATCGACAAAACGCCCATCGAGGGGCTGTTTTTCAATGGCGGATGGAACTATGGCGGCTTCAAGGCCACGCCGGCCTCGGGCTGGTGCTATGCGCATCTTATCGCCACGGGCAACCATTCTGAATACGCAACCAGGCTGCTGATGAATCGCTTCGAGACCGGCCATGTGCTGGACGAAGAGAAGACCGGCGCGAACCCCAACAAGCATTAG
- the efp gene encoding elongation factor P has product MPKINGNEIRPGYILEHEGGLWIAVKTQHVKPGKGGAFAQVEMKNIRTGSKLNERFRSADKVEQVRLEQKDQQFLYESDGMLVFMDSETYEQIELPADILGDRRPFLQDGMTIQIEYFEAEALNATLPQKVTCTITETEPVVKGQTAANSFKPAVLDNGVRVMVPPFVGEGEAIIVNTELFEYVERA; this is encoded by the coding sequence ATGCCCAAAATCAATGGTAACGAAATCCGCCCCGGCTATATCCTCGAACATGAGGGCGGGCTGTGGATTGCGGTCAAAACCCAGCACGTCAAACCCGGCAAGGGTGGCGCGTTTGCACAGGTTGAGATGAAGAACATCCGCACCGGCTCCAAGCTCAACGAACGCTTTCGTTCGGCTGACAAGGTTGAACAGGTCCGGCTGGAGCAAAAAGACCAGCAGTTTCTGTATGAATCCGACGGGATGCTGGTGTTCATGGATAGCGAAACCTATGAGCAGATCGAACTGCCCGCCGATATTCTGGGCGACCGTCGCCCGTTTTTGCAGGACGGGATGACCATCCAGATCGAGTATTTCGAGGCCGAGGCGCTTAACGCCACCCTGCCCCAGAAAGTGACCTGCACGATCACCGAGACCGAGCCGGTCGTCAAAGGCCAGACCGCCGCCAACAGCTTCAAGCCCGCCGTGCTGGATAATGGCGTGCGCGTCATGGTGCCGCCCTTTGTGGGCGAGGGTGAGGCGATCATCGTCAATACCGAACTGTTCGAATACGTCGAGCGCGCTTAG
- a CDS encoding inositol monophosphatase family protein produces the protein MIASANLNVMIKAARKAARHLIRDFGEVENLQVLPKGPGDFVTKADRKAEDVIHDELREARPNYGWVGEESVEVAGADPTRRWIVDPLDGTTNFLHGLPHWSISIALEHKGEIVAGVIYDPIKDEMFTAEKGAGAWMNDRRLRVSGRRDLIECIFATGIPFGGRRDLPETLSDLGRIMPTCAGVRRMGSAALDLAYVAAGRFDGFWERNLHSWDIAAGLILVREAGGFVDGITKGDDPLKAGELVVAGEGIFDKFAKIVRGE, from the coding sequence ATGATCGCCTCGGCCAACCTGAATGTCATGATCAAAGCGGCGCGCAAAGCCGCCCGCCACCTCATCCGCGATTTTGGCGAGGTGGAAAACCTTCAGGTGCTGCCCAAAGGCCCCGGTGATTTTGTGACCAAGGCCGACCGCAAGGCCGAAGATGTAATCCATGACGAGCTGCGCGAAGCCCGCCCGAATTACGGCTGGGTAGGCGAGGAAAGCGTGGAAGTTGCGGGCGCCGACCCGACCCGCCGCTGGATTGTCGACCCGCTCGATGGCACCACCAATTTCCTGCACGGCCTGCCGCATTGGTCCATTTCCATCGCGCTTGAACACAAGGGCGAAATCGTCGCCGGGGTGATTTACGACCCGATCAAGGACGAGATGTTCACCGCCGAAAAAGGTGCCGGTGCCTGGATGAATGACCGGCGCTTGCGCGTATCGGGCCGCCGCGACCTGATCGAATGTATCTTTGCAACCGGCATCCCCTTTGGGGGCCGCCGCGACCTGCCCGAAACCCTATCCGACCTTGGCCGCATCATGCCCACTTGCGCTGGCGTGCGCCGCATGGGCTCGGCCGCGCTCGACCTTGCCTATGTCGCCGCTGGCCGGTTTGACGGGTTCTGGGAACGCAACCTGCATAGCTGGGACATTGCCGCCGGCCTGATCCTCGTGCGCGAAGCCGGTGGCTTTGTCGATGGCATCACCAAAGGCGACGACCCGCTGAAAGCCGGTGAGCTGGTTGTGGCGGGCGAAGGGATTTTCGACAAGTTTGCGAAGATTGTGCGCGGGGAGTAG
- a CDS encoding GatB/YqeY domain-containing protein, with the protein MLRKRFADATKDAMKSKEAARLSTLRLISAAIKDRDIAARSDDGAEGVSDDEIMAVLAKMIKQRQDSAKAYEEAGRIELADSERAEIKVISEFLPRQLSAEETEAAVAAAVAEVGAESIRDMGKVMAVLKGKYAGQMDFGKVGPAVKAALS; encoded by the coding sequence ATGTTGCGCAAACGGTTTGCGGATGCGACGAAAGATGCGATGAAATCAAAGGAAGCGGCGCGTTTGTCGACGCTGCGGCTGATTTCGGCTGCGATCAAAGACCGCGATATCGCGGCGCGCAGCGATGATGGCGCCGAGGGCGTGTCGGATGATGAAATTATGGCCGTGCTGGCCAAGATGATCAAACAGCGCCAGGACAGCGCCAAAGCCTATGAAGAGGCCGGGCGCATCGAGCTGGCCGATAGCGAGCGCGCCGAGATCAAGGTCATCTCCGAATTCCTGCCCCGCCAGCTAAGCGCCGAGGAAACCGAGGCCGCCGTCGCCGCCGCCGTGGCCGAGGTGGGGGCTGAAAGCATCCGCGATATGGGCAAGGTAATGGCCGTGCTGAAGGGCAAATATGCCGGGCAGATGGATTTCGGCAAGGTCGGACCCGCGGTGAAAGCGGCGTTGAGTTAA